The following DNA comes from Winogradskyella sp. PG-2.
AGATTATCAATATGGAAATATGTATGAATCTAGTAGTGACCCAGTTTTATTTTTTAACTATCATAACTATGCACGTTATATGTATATAAAAACAAAAGATGGAATTCCAATTAATAAGGCTTTATCTAGTATTGAAGCTGTGTTGAAGAAACATAATCCAGCTTTTCCTTTTGAATATACGTTTGTTGATGATGTTTTTGATACTAAGTTTAAGAATGAACAATTGGTAGGTGAACTATCTCAAATATTTGCAATTCTCGCTATACTTATTTCTTGTTTAGGTCTTTTTGGATTAGCAGCTTACACTGCACAACAACGAAGAAAAGAAATTGGAGTACGTAAGGTTTTAGGAGCAAGTATATCTGGCATCGTAAAGCTATTATCAAAAGATTTTTTAAAGTTAATTGGCATTTCAATTGTAATTGCAATTCCTATAGCGTGGTATTTTATGCAAGATTGGCTTAAAGATTACGCATATCGCATAGAAATTAATTGGTGGGTTTTTGTAATTGCAGGTGTTGTTGCTATTTTAATAGCCATGCTTACTGTAAGTTTTCAGGCTATTAAAGCCGCGATTGCAAATCCAGCGGATAGTTTAAAAACGGAATAAAAGCAATAAAATAGAGCTCATCAATAAATCAAAAAATAAAACATCATGAAAAATTTAAAACAAATTACAATAATTGCATTGATTTTTATAAGTCAAATACTAATAGCACAAACAAAGAGGGTCGTTGAATCTTTTAATAAGGTTATTATAAGTCCACATATCGAAACCACTTTTGTACAAGGGGATGAAGAGTCTGTTACAATTCTGAAAAATACATTGACAGATGATAAAGTAAATATTGAAGTGAATGGGGAAACACTTAGAGTCTATTTAGATGATGCTAAAGAAACCACTAAACATGAGAGTATTGTAAAGAATGGAGTAAAAATGAAAGTGCCAATTTACAAAGGGAAAGTATTAACTATTCTAGTGACCTATAAACGCATAGATAACCTATCATTAAGAGGTGAGCAAAGAACGATTTGTGAAAGTTTAATTGAAGTGGGGAAATTTAAACTTAAGATTTATGGTGAATCTCAAGTGACGTTTAATGATGTGAATTTCAAAGAATTTGAAGTTGATGTTTATGGTGAAAGTCAATTAACTATAAAAAATGGCATTACTGAAAATCAGAAAATTACAGCTTATGGGGAAGGTGAAATTAACCTTGTTGGCATAGATAATAAAACTTCAAGACTTAAAGCTTATGGTGAGGCAGAATTTAGAGTAAAATCTTCAGAGCGAATCAAATTTACAGCTTATGGCGAAGCTGAGCTTTATTATAAAGGTGACGCTAAAGTAAGCAAAGGTTTAAGCTTTGGTGATTCACAAATTAATAGAATAGACTAAAAAAATTAAATAAATGGCTAATACATTATTAAGTCTTAACGAGGCAACTAGAACAGTTAATTCAGGAAGTAACAAGGTTACTTTGCTAGATAATATCGATTTACAAGTTAAGGAAGGCGAATTTATATCCCTTATGGGACCATCTGGTTCTGGTAAATCTACATTACTAAATTGTATAGGTATGCTAGACAGTTTTACAGGAGGCGGTTATACCTTTTTAGGAGAACCTGTCCATAGTATAAAAGAAAAAAGCAGATCTAAGTTGTATAAGGAATATATCGGATTTGTATTTCAAGCTTATCATCTTATTGATGAGCTAACCGTTTTTGAAAATATTGAAACACCCTTGCTATATAAAAATGTGAAATCGTCTGAGCGTAAAGCACTAGTTGCTGATATGTTAGATCGATTTAATATTGTAGGTAAGAAGGATTTATTTCCAATTCAATTAAGTGGTGGTCAACAACAATTAGTTGGTGTTGCTAGAGCTCTAATCGGAAAACCAAGGTTGATTTTAGCGGATGAACCAACAGGGAATCTAAATTCGAAGCAGAGTACAGAAATTATGGGGCTGTTTTCTCACTTGAATAAAGAAGGTGTGACGATTATTCAGGCCACGCACTCTGAAAAAAACGCCTCTTATGGCTCTAGAATTATCAATTTATTAGATGGGAAGATAGTCTCATAATAAAAAAGAAATCATGATATATAAATACATTGTTTTTACACTCATACTTTTAATGGGTTTAGTGGGATACACTCAAGATTTAAATCAAAAAAGCTATTCGCTCGAAGAGTGTATATCTATTGCATTAGAGAATAATTTCGATTTAAAATCTGCAGATTTAAGAGCTAATTCTGCAAAAGTGAATCATCAACAATCCAAAGCAAATATGTTGCCAAGTCTCAACGGAAGTTTTAATCTAGGTGTTAATGACGGAAGAAGTATAGATCCATTTACCAATGATTTTATAAATCAGGAATTAACATTCTCGAATATGAGGTTAAGTTTGGACATGACCATTTTTAATGGATTTAGATTGTTAAATTCTGCAAAACAAAATCGTTTAAATAGAAAAGCTTCAGAATTAGAAAAAGAAGCTGCTCAACAAGACTTAGTGTTAAATGTCACTTTAGCTTATTTACAGGTTTTAAATAGCAAAGCAGTTCTAGACTTAACAAACCAACGTTATGAAACCACAAAAAAGCAATTAAAGATTCAAAAAGATTTTTATGAAAATGAATCAGGAAATCCAGCGGATTATGCAGATATTTTAGGACAAATTGCTAGCGATGAAACAAGTGTTCTAAATTCTAAATCCAATTTAAATAATGCAAGATTAGCACTTGTAAGATTGATGAACCTTTCTGATAATGTAAATATTGATGCGGAATCCATACTGTTAGATTTTGAAAAGTATAGCTTATCCGCAGATGAGGTTTATAATGAAGCGCTTCAAAATTTAGCAACATTTAAAGCAAGAGAAATGCGTATAGAAGCAGCTGAAAAAGGGGTAAGTGTAGCAAAATCTCAATTCACACCAGAAATATCTGTTTTTGGTGGTGTAAACACTAATTATTCTAGTGCAG
Coding sequences within:
- a CDS encoding GIN domain-containing protein is translated as MKNLKQITIIALIFISQILIAQTKRVVESFNKVIISPHIETTFVQGDEESVTILKNTLTDDKVNIEVNGETLRVYLDDAKETTKHESIVKNGVKMKVPIYKGKVLTILVTYKRIDNLSLRGEQRTICESLIEVGKFKLKIYGESQVTFNDVNFKEFEVDVYGESQLTIKNGITENQKITAYGEGEINLVGIDNKTSRLKAYGEAEFRVKSSERIKFTAYGEAELYYKGDAKVSKGLSFGDSQINRID
- a CDS encoding ABC transporter ATP-binding protein, producing the protein MANTLLSLNEATRTVNSGSNKVTLLDNIDLQVKEGEFISLMGPSGSGKSTLLNCIGMLDSFTGGGYTFLGEPVHSIKEKSRSKLYKEYIGFVFQAYHLIDELTVFENIETPLLYKNVKSSERKALVADMLDRFNIVGKKDLFPIQLSGGQQQLVGVARALIGKPRLILADEPTGNLNSKQSTEIMGLFSHLNKEGVTIIQATHSEKNASYGSRIINLLDGKIVS
- a CDS encoding TolC family protein yields the protein MIYKYIVFTLILLMGLVGYTQDLNQKSYSLEECISIALENNFDLKSADLRANSAKVNHQQSKANMLPSLNGSFNLGVNDGRSIDPFTNDFINQELTFSNMRLSLDMTIFNGFRLLNSAKQNRLNRKASELEKEAAQQDLVLNVTLAYLQVLNSKAVLDLTNQRYETTKKQLKIQKDFYENESGNPADYADILGQIASDETSVLNSKSNLNNARLALVRLMNLSDNVNIDAESILLDFEKYSLSADEVYNEALQNLATFKAREMRIEAAEKGVSVAKSQFTPEISVFGGVNTNYSSAAQLFNSTGTSIVETGDFVTVGGQDLAVMTEQTNFEAETIGYEDQLDNNLNTVVGVAVNVPLFNGFRAKNNVALEKIRVEESILELERTHVDIKNAIAQVHFDMEAVYNRYLSLLKQVEAYEESYRINEIRFNSGVSNFLNYVTSKNNLDNSKVNLTNAKYEYLLRVKVLDYYRGNI